The Falco naumanni isolate bFalNau1 unplaced genomic scaffold, bFalNau1.pat scaffold_465_arrow_pat_ctg1, whole genome shotgun sequence genome contains the following window.
AGGGTGAGGGTCTGCAGGGTGACGGTTTATTGGGCGTCCCCCCCCGCGCAgcgcgccggccccgcccccgcccccccgcagTCAGCGGCCGCCAGCGGGCAGCGCGCGCAGCCGCAGCGCAGCGGCACCGGCAGCGCGAGCCCCGGGTCCGCCCCGGGGGGGCACCCCCGGAGCGCGCGCCGCTCGTAGCGCACCCCCAGGTAggtgcaggcagcctgggggggggggcccaGCGCGCTGCGGTACAcgggggcctgggggggggggggggggggtgtcaccGCGCGGCACGGCGCCGCGGGACCCCCCCAGCATCCTggtaccccccccccccagcatcctggtacccccccccccccagcaccatggtacccccccagcatcctggtacctcccccccagcaccctggtaCCCCCCCTGAGCCCTGACACCCCGTTCAGTGTCCCGGGACGCCCCCAGttccgcgcccccccccccctgcagtgccccgggacccccagtaccccacagcctccccccgatcagcccccccccccgatgtCCCCCTATGGCCCCCTCGCCCCCCATAGACCCCCCTGCCCCTACCCGCGTGCAGCAGTaccccctgccctctgcccccatgtccccccatagcccctcccctgcctccaggcccccatagcccctagagaccccccgccccccagtaCCCCCAGCCCTACCCGTGTGTGCCAGTACCTGTCACCCCCAtagccccccccagccccccccaatCCCCTACCCACGTGTGACAGCATCCCCCgcccccatagccccccccagctccccccacccctatagcacccccagcccccccccgccccccatagcccccctcagcctcccccgcccccatagccccccagccccctacCCGGGTGCGGCAGTACCCCCCGCAGGCCGTGGTGGTGACAGCCATGCACTGGGGACACTCGTCCTTCTCCAGCGCCACCGTCACATTGATGGGGCGGCAGGGGGGGCGGCCCGGACCCCCCCCCCACGGGGCTCCCCACAATCAATGGGGGCCCCGGGGCCAGGGGGGTCCCCACCGCCAGGGGGGTCCCCATCAGCGTCACCAACACCAGCACCTGAGGGACACGGGGGGAAGCCTGGGGGGTCTGCCCCATGGGGGGATCCCCACGgcccccccatcccacagctgCCCCATGGGGGGGGTCCTCATGGCCTCCCTGCCCCCACATCCCCATGATGGGGGTCTCCATGCCCGCCCCCCCCTCAGCTGCCCCTAGTTGGGGTCCCCATGGCCCCCCCTACCCCACAGCTTGCCCCCCCAGCCCTACAGGTGCCCATGGTGGGGGTCCCCAtggcccccctgccccagctgctcatAATGGGGGTCCCCGtggcccccctcccccacagcTGCCCATGGGGGTGGTCCCTATGGTtccgtccccccccccagctgccccccagccccacaacGTCCCTCTCGCACTCACCTGCGCACCCCCCATGATGCTGTGGGCCTGGCACCTCCTGGGGGGGGTCCCCTTTATccaccatccccacccccagctgcctcccccccAAGGCtacctgggggtggggggacaagGCCAGATAGGGGACCTGTTGTTAGTGACACACATCCcttgccccccctcccccccacttCGTGTCCTTCGTGCCCCCGCTTGTCCCTGAGCCCAGACCTCCGGCTTCccccaggggagggggaggggttagggtgcccccccccccccccaaaaaaaaaaaaagtgaccaATACATCTGGGTATCCCATAACCCCTCGGGGCAGCACatgacacacacccccacacccccacacccgGTGGCTATTTATAGCCCTGAGGGGATCCAATTCCTGcccatctcccccccccccagaataatgggggggggggctgtcctCCAAGTGTGCGGCAAAGCGAgtttatttggggggggggggcctgtGGGATGGACCCAGGTGTCCGGGTGGCCTTTGGGGTGACCTCAGGTcacagccccccctccccccccccaaatgggTTTATTTATAGcggagggggtggtgggggtggtgggggaggggtgggcagctggggctgtcGCTCAGAGCCGCCATCGCCATGGCCGGGTCctggctcctggggctgctcctggggctACTGCTGGCCCGGGGCCCtcccggcggggaaggggggaCCCCGGGGGGTCATCATGGCAACGAGGAGCATCCCCATCACCATGGCAACGAGGGGGGCGGGGCCCGGGATCATCCCGGCGATGGGGAAACCCAGCACGGCCATCATTATAATCATCATCACCATGACGACGAGGAGGCTGGGCATCATCGTCACGGCGACAGCAGTGGGGGGGACCCCCCTGGTCATCACCATGGCAGCGGGGAACCCCAGCATCACCGTGGTGACGGGGAACCCCcctttcatcatcatcatcaccacaACGGCCATCAtggggaccgggacccccagcaccatcctcttcctcaccaTGACCCCACCAGTCGTCATCATGACGATGAGGAAGCCCCCAACAACCATCGCCATGGTGACGATGATGATGATAAAGGCCACCGTCCCCATGACGATGATGAAGGCCACCACTACCACCACGATGGCAAGGAAGGCCACCATCACCGTGACAACGATGATGAAGGCCACCGTCACCATGGCGATGAGGACCACCAGGGCGATGAAGGCCTTCACCGAGCTGAGCCCCCCAGctctgaggaggaggatgatgatgaagatgagGATGGTGACGGGGCCAGCTCTGAGGAAGATGAaggtgggtgggctggggtTGGGGGAAGAGGGGACACTCAGGTGTCAGGGGTGacacctcccctccccctcccctcaaaTTTCAgggagtgaggaggaggaggaggaggaggaggaggaggccgAAGGGCGCTaccagcctggctccatctgCCGCTACTGCACCTTATGCAAggtactggggggggggggggcaggggaccCCCCGGGAcagagacacccccccccaaggAGAGACATGCCCCCCCTGGGGACTCCCCTGGGACAGGGACCGCCCCTTGGAGACAGAAACACCCCTGGGGACTCCCCTGGgacagggaccccccccccagggacAGACGTAGcccccctggggacccccctgcctggcacagggacCCTCCCCCCTCC
Protein-coding sequences here:
- the LOC121082229 gene encoding mucin-2-like isoform X2, with protein sequence MAAGNPSITVVTGNPPFIIIITTTAIMGTGTPSTILFLTMTPPVVIMTMRKPPTTIAMVTMMMIKATVPMTMMKATTTTTMARKATITVTTMMKATVTMAMRTTRAMKAFTELSPPALRRRMMMKMRMVTGPALRKMKGVRRRRRRRRRRPKGATSLAPSAATAPYASAAASAPTVPAPRVTPVTTVPTARAASSATCAPCCVTPPASPGASWTSSRGLYCSHSRASSRHQRPEWIWGGAGATPPQLPAPMSCPPPHFGGGGGCK
- the LOC121082229 gene encoding sarcoplasmic reticulum histidine-rich calcium-binding protein-like isoform X1 encodes the protein MAGSWLLGLLLGLLLARGPPGGEGGTPGGHHGNEEHPHHHGNEGGGARDHPGDGETQHGHHYNHHHHDDEEAGHHRHGDSSGGDPPGHHHGSGEPQHHRGDGEPPFHHHHHHNGHHGDRDPQHHPLPHHDPTSRHHDDEEAPNNHRHGDDDDDKGHRPHDDDEGHHYHHDGKEGHHHRDNDDEGHRHHGDEDHQGDEGLHRAEPPSSEEEDDDEDEDGDGASSEEDEGSEEEEEEEEEEAEGRYQPGSICRYCTLCKRCRLCAHCPCAEGDAGDHCPHCQGCQFCYLCPLLCDTACQPGSLVDELSGALLQSLASFFEAPEA
- the LOC121082230 gene encoding LOW QUALITY PROTEIN: lutropin subunit beta-like (The sequence of the model RefSeq protein was modified relative to this genomic sequence to represent the inferred CDS: inserted 2 bases in 1 codon); protein product: MGGAQVLVLVTLMGTPLAVGTPLAPGPPLIVGSPVGXGGPGRPPCRPINVTVALEKDECPQCMAVTTTACGGYCRTRAPVYRSALGPPPQAACTYLGVRYERRALRGCPPGADPGLALPVPLRCGCARCPLAAADCGGAGAGPARCAGGDAQ